One Fusarium poae strain DAOMC 252244 chromosome 4, whole genome shotgun sequence DNA window includes the following coding sequences:
- the ESF2 gene encoding RNA-binding ATPase activator esf2 (BUSCO:46203at5125) produces the protein MAPETKNDFLEIADSDADSDVGYNSEEDDLQKGGRGAKRRKVESDDEDDLGSDIDENANDDEDEATEKDVKKTQKEDKKEDQSEKSKRKSTKDTTSTELPDITRTLTKKNLVASEAAIKKSGVVYLSRIPPFMKPTKLRSLLEPYGTINRIFLAPEDPASHARRVRAGGNKKRSYTEGWVEFTKKKDAKAVCDLLNARTIGGKKGSYYHDDLWNLLYLKGFKWHNLTEQIAAENAERSSRMRAEISKSTKENKEFVRNVEKAKMLDGMAVKAKAKKRKAETHAEGQEDESVRQIKRSFKQVPLAKKKTDGEDQPAEVTRVLSKIF, from the coding sequence ATGGCACCCGAAACTAAGAACGATTTCTTAGAAATCGCCGACAGTGATGCGGATAGCGATGTCGGCTACAACTCCGAGGAAGATGATTTGCAAAAGGGTGGCCGCGGCGCCAAGCGACGGAAAGTCGAGTccgacgacgaagatgaccTAGGAAGCGATATTGATGAAAACGCAaacgacgatgaagacgaggcGACTGAGAAGGACGTAAAGAAGACACAAAAggaagacaagaaggaagaccAGTCCGAAAAGTCAAAGCGCAAATCCACCAAAGacacaacatcaacagaACTGCCCGACATTACAAGGACCCTCACAAAGAAGAACCTCGTCGCCTCCGAAGCTGCCATTAAGAAATCAGGCGTTGTCTACCTTTCTCGCATACCTCCTTTTATGAAGCCCACCAAGCTGCGATCTCTCCTCGAGCCCTACGGCACCATCAACCGCATCTTCCTCGCCCCTGAAGACCCAGCCTCGCATGCTCGTCGCGTTCGCGCAGGTGGTAACAAGAAGCGCTCCTACACCGAGGGTTGGGTCGAGTTCACCAAAAAGAAGGATGCCAAGGCTGTCTGCGATCTTCTCAACGCGCGCACCATTGGCGGCAAGAAAGGCAGCTACTACCACGATGATTTATGGAACCTACTATACCTCAAGGGCTTCAAGTGGCACAACCTTACAGAGCAAATTGCCGCAGAGAACGCAGAGCGCTCTAGCCGCATGAGAGCCGAGATTAGCAAGTCGACAAAGGAGAACAAGGAGTTTGTCAGGAACGTGGAGAAGGCAAAGATGTTGGACGGTATGGcggtcaaggccaaggccaagaagaggaaggcagAGACCCATGCGGAGGGTCAGGAGGACGAGTCGGTGCGACAGATCAAACGGTCGTTCAAGCAAGTTCCTCtagcgaagaagaagacggatGGCGAAGATCAGCCAGCTGAGGTGACGAGGGTATTAAGCAAGATTTTCTAA
- a CDS encoding hypothetical protein (BUSCO:23489at5125), with the protein MTPSLNTPRQGQSQTRSLSISSSSSTDKTAPVPSSSSSISRLNSIAHHISPKMVSTTNFPAEVVPQAPEDPLFGLAREYKADDSPNKIDLGIGAYRDENAKPWVLPVVKKADEILRNDPELNHEYAPIAGIASFTSKAAELVFGPDSSAIQDKRSTTLQTISGTGAVHLGALFLAKFYKGNQTVYLSNPTWANHHQIFKNVGMSIDTYPYFHKETKGLDFEGFKKTLQSAPEGSVFVLHACAHNPTGVDPTQDQWTEIASIMKEKNHFPFFDTAYQGFASGDLVKDAWAIRYFVDQGFELVVAQSFAKNFGLYGERAGCFHAVTSPAAGASNTITRIGSQLAILQRSEISNPPLYGARIVSTVLNDRDLFAEWEENLRTMSGRIISMRDVLRAKLEELETPGTWNHITDQIGMFSFTGLSEKQVLQLREEFHVYMTKNGRISMAGLNENNVEYFAKAVDKVVRDAA; encoded by the exons ATGACACCGTCACTGAACACACCCCGTCAAGGTCAGAGTCAGACTCGGTCTCTGAGCatctcaagctcaagctcgacTGATAAAACGGCGCCGGTtccttcttcgtcttcctccATTTCTCGTCTCAACTCCATCGCCCATCACATCTCACCCAAAATGGTTTCTACTACAAATTTCCCTGCCGAAGTCGTGCCCCAGGCACCTGAAGACCCTCTCTTTGGTCTTGCACGAGAGTACAAGGCCGACGACAGCCCTAACAAGATTGATCTT GGTATCGGCGCATACAGAGACGAGAATGCAAAGCCCTGGGTGTTGCCAGTCGTCAAGAAG GCTGATGAGATCCTCCGAAACGACCCTGAGCTCAACCACGAGTACGCCCCAATCGCGGGCATTGCCAGCTTCACatccaaggctgccgagCTTGTCTTTGGCCCCGATTCTTCTGCCATCCAAGATAAGCGCTCAACGACACTACAGACAATCTCTGGTACTGGTGCCGTACACCTGGGAGCTCTTTTCCTTGCCAAGTTCTACAAGGGCAACCAGACTGTCTACCTCTCAAATCCCACATGGGCGAACCACCACCAAATCTTCAAGAATGTTGGCATGTCGATCGACACATACCCTTACTTCCACAAGGAGACCAAGGGCCTGGATTTCGAGGGTTTCAAGAAGACTCTGCAGTCCGCTCCCGAGGGTTCCGTCTTCGTCCTCCATGCATGCGCACACAACCCTACTGGTGTCGACCCCACGCAAGATCAGTGGACTGAGATTGCTTCCATCATGAAGGAGAAGAACCACTTCCCCTTCTTCGATACCGCCTACCAAGGATTTGCCTCTGGCGATCTTGTCAAGGATGCCTGGGCTATCCGATACTTTGTCGATCAGGGCTTCGAGCTTGTTGTTGCTCAGAGTTTCGCCAAGAACTTCGGCCTCTACGGAGAGCGTGCCGGTTGCTTCCATGCCGTCACATCTCCCGCTGCTGGGGCTTCAAACACAATCACTCGCATTGGCTCTCAATTGGCTATCCTCCAGCGATCCGAAATCTCCAACCCTCCTCTGTACGGTGCCCGCATCGTCAGCACTGTTCTCAACGACCGCGACCTCTTTGCTGAGTGGGAGGAGAATCTACGCACCATGTCTGGCCGTATCATTAGCATGCGTGACGTCCTCCGAGCCAAGCTTGAAGAGCTCGAGACCCCTGGTACCTGGAACCACATCACGGACCAGATCGGCATGTTCAGCTTCACTGGCTTGAGCGAGAAGCAAGTACTTCAACTTCGAGAAGAGTTCCACGTCTACATGACCAAGAACGGTCGTATCAGCATGGCTGGCCTCAACGAAAACAACGTCGAGTACTTTGCCAAGGCTGTTGACAAGGTCGTCCGTGACGCTGCTTAG
- the NMD3 gene encoding ribosome-binding protein (BUSCO:21052at5125), translated as MSMDLDDQPISIAPVAQQQGAATILCCNCGAPIDGTASSGALCYDCIKLTVDISQGVQREATLNFCRDCDRWLMPPTSWIVAAPESRELLALCLKKLRGLNKVRIVDASFIWTEPHSRRVRVKITIQDEVQDGMLLQQTFEVVYVVAYQQCPDCAKSYTANVWRAAVQVRQKVLHKRTFLFLEQLIMKHGAHKDTLNIREAKDGIDFFFSQKNQAEKFIDFLNSMVPVKTKASQELISQDIHTSKKSFKFTYSAELVPICKDDLVALPIRMAKQSGNISPLLLCHKIGTSVYLLDPQTLQTCDISAPIYWRAPFLSLTDTHELVEFIVMDIETTATQKGKWTLAEATVARATDLGVNDRTYFTRTHMGRLLQPGDSAMGYLLAGTVFNNSEYEAIENSNTYSSTIPDVILVKKHYPRRRKNRKRNWQLKRMNKDEGELLPKKADQERMDQEYEQFLRDVEEDEELRATLALYKSQKRAEEEMSVAETEGDDEAPHVDLDELLDDFDELTMQDRPMED; from the exons ATGTCGATGGATTTGGATGATCAGCCTATCTCCATAGCCCCTGTCGCTCAGCAGCAGGGTGCTGCAAC TATTCTCTGTTGTAACTGTGGTGCCCCGATCGATGGAACCGCATCATCCGGCGCTCTCTGCTATGACTGCATCAAGCTCACTGTCGACATTTCCCAGGGCGTCCAGCGAGAGGCCACCCTCAACTTCTGCCGAGACTGCGACCGATGGCTCATGCCCCCCACCAGCTGGATCGTCGCCGCTCCCGAATCTCGCGAACTGTTGGCACTGTGCCTCAAGAAACTTCGAGGACTGAACAAAGTCCGTATCGTCGATGCTAGTTTCATCTGGACCGAGCCTCATTCGCGAAGAGTCAGGGTCAAGATCACCATTCAAGATGAAGTCCAGGACGGCATGCTGCTCCAGCAAACTTTCGAGGTCGTGTATGTTGTGGCTTACCAGCAGTGTCCCGATTGTGCCAAGTCATACACTGCCAACGTCTGGCGAGCCGCTGTCCAGGTCCGCCAAAAGGTTCTTCACAAGCGAACCTTCCTGTTCCTCGAACAACTCATTATGAAGCACGGCGCCCACAAGGATACCCTCAACATCAGAGAGGCCAAGGATGGTATCGATTTTTTCTTCTCACAAAAGAATCAGGCCGAGAAGTTCATCGACTTCCTCAACTCCATGGTGCCTGTCAAGACCAAGGCCTCTCAGGAATTGATCTCTCAAGATATCCACACCTCCAAGAAGTCTTTCAAGTTCACATACTCGGCCGAGTTGGTGCCTATATGTAAGGACGACTTGGTTGCTTTGCCTATCAGGATGGCTAAGCAGTCCGGCAACATCTCACCTCTCCTTCTCTGCCACAAGATCGGCACTTCCGTCTACCTGCTGGACCCCCAGACCCTCCAGACTTGCGATATCAGTGCGCCAATCTACTGGAGAGCCCCCTTCTTGTCTCTGACAGACACTCATGAGCTTGTCGAGTTCATCGTCATGGACATTGAAACCACAGCAACACAAAAGGGCAAGTGGACACTTGCCGAAGCCACAGTCGCCCGAGCCACTGATCTCGGTGTCAACGACCGAACGTACTTCACAAGGACTCATATGGGCCGACTTCTCCAGCCTGGTGATTCCGCTATGGGTTACCTCCTGGCTGGCACCGTCTTCAACAACAGCGAATACGAGGCGATCGAGAATTCCAACACATACTCGTCAACAATTCCTGACGTGATACTAGTCAAGAAGCACTACCCCCGTCGCAGAAAGAACCGCAAGAGAAACTGGCAGCTCAAGCGCATGAACAAGGACGAGGGTGAGCTTCTTCCCAAGAAGGCAGACCAAGAACGCATGGACCAAGAGTACGAGCAGTTCTTGAGAGATgttgaggaagatgaggagctCCGTGCCACGCTTGCCCTGTACAAGTCCCAGAAGAGGGCCGAGGAAGAGATGAGCGTTGCCGAGACCGAGGGAGATGACGAGGCTCCTCATGTTGACCTGGATGAGTTGCTGGACGACTTTGATGAACTTACAATGCAGGACCGGCCAATGGAAGATTAG
- a CDS encoding hypothetical protein (TransMembrane:2 (i86-107o139-162i)~BUSCO:54244at5125), producing MASSSNSPFWVSQLEHAPAAKGKQSGIQDPPGYSSGTAVTNSKKNKDAAKVQPRKPPTAEEMDTLKLKKAWEVALAPVKGLPMTAIMMYMSGNSLQIFSIMMVFMAFKNPLMGLMNTNQAFERFQASQSLSSQLLQVKFVYVVCQLVALGVGIWKINAMGLLPTTRSDWLMWEAQREPLEYAVAAL from the exons ATGGCCTCCTCTTCCAACTCTCCCTTCTGGGTTTCCCAGCTCGAGCACGCTCCCGCAGCCAAGGGTAAGCAGTCTGGCATTCAGGACCCCCCAGGCTACAGCTCCGGAACAGCCGTCACCAACTCCAAG AAGAACAAAGACGCCGCCAAAGTTCAGCCCCGAAAGCCCCCAACCGCTGAAGAGATGGATACCttgaagctcaagaaggCATGGGAAGTCGCGCTGGCTCCCGTCAAGGGTTTACCCATGACCGCTATCATGATGTACATGTCGGGCAACTCACTCCAGATCTTCAGCATCATGATGGTCTTCATGGCATTCAAGAACCCTTTGATGGGCCTCATGAACACGAACCAGGCATTTGAACGTTTTCAGGCATCTCAGTCTCTTTCATCCCAGTTGCTACAGGTCAAGTTTGTGTACGTCGTGTGCCAGCTTGTTGCACTAGGTGTGGGAATTTGGAAGATCAATGCCATGGGCTTGTTACC AACAACGCGATCCGACTGGCTGATGTGGGAGGCGCAGAGAGAACCTTTGGAATACGCTGTCGCAGCTCTATAA
- a CDS encoding hypothetical protein (TransMembrane:12 (i86-106o118-141i153-170o176-199i211-233o239-259i320-340o360-378i413-432o438-459i480-497o503-523i)), protein MAEKDENQPLPNHSGSHRHDHDAISIRSSLTDTPTAQDTTPEKLGEFLNNEISAQADEGVLGDPENMTRVSSGPAYSTFSKNTKRWILALVTAASFVSPMTANIYFPALNPIADDLNISISLINLTLTSYMIFQGLSPTIFGDFGDMAGRRPAYIVAFSIYIGANIGLALQRNFVALLILRCVQSAGSSGTLALGYAVVADISSTGERGKYMGIVGAGINIGPALGPLLGGILSQYLGWPAIFWFCAIFSATWMVPFILSAPETCRNVVGNGSIAPQKWNRTLLDIYSNRGDVPDQNAPKRKLKFPNPLKTLYIVFDKEMAIILCINAIIYIAFILTAATLSTLFKEIYGYNDLQVGLCYLPYGFGCAFAVVAQGRVLDWNYRRIARKIGFTIDRKRGNDLAKFPIETARIQAIYPILLAGIVTLIGYGWALQVETSVAVPLVLVFLIGMFVPTSFSVLNTLIVDLNPTAPATATAANNLVRCMFGAASTAAIDHMIEGMGRGWCFTFLALLNLAMIPLLRLVDKRGMGWRAAKAKREALKAT, encoded by the coding sequence ATGGCCGAGAAAGACGAAAACCAGCCCTTACCCAACCACTCGGGCTCTCACAGACACGATCACGACGCTATCAGCATACGGAGCAGCCTAACTGACACCCCAACAGCTCAAGATACCACTCCAGAAAAGCTTGGCGAATTTCTAAACAATGAAATATCGGCTCAAGCTGACGAAGGGGTTCTGGGTGACCCTGAGAACATGACCAGAGTCTCCAGTGGACCAGCATACAGCACTTTCTCTAAAAACACCAAAAGATGGATATTGGCCTTGGTCACTGCCGCTAGTTTCGTCTCTCCCATGACAGCCAATATCTATTTCCCTGCGCTAAACCCAATCGCCGACGACCTGAACATTTCCATCTCACTGATCAACCTCACTTTGACATCCTACATGATTTTTCAGGGGTTGTCGCCCACCATATTCGGTGATTTTGGCGATATGGCAGGACGTCGGCCCGCTTACATCGTTGCCTTTTCTATTTACATAGGCGCCAATATCGGGTTGGCTTTGCAGCGGAACTTTGTCGCGCTCTTGATCTTGCGGTGTGTACAAAGTGCTGGTAGCAGCGGCACCCTGGCTCTCGGTTACGCTGTTGTGGCCGACATCTCATCAACGGGCGAGAGGGGAAAATACATGGGAATTGTTGGAGCAGGAATCAATATTGGCCCAGCTCTTGGTCCCTTGCTGGGTGGCATATTGAGTCAATACCTGGGATGGCCTGCCATCTTCTGGTTTTGCGCCATCTTCTCTGCTACCTGGATGGTCCCTTTCATTCTCTCCGCCCCCGAAACATGCCGCAACGTCGTTGGCAACGGGTCAATAGCGCCTCAGAAATGGAACAGAACATTGCTCGATATTTACAGTAACCGAGGGGATGTCCCAGACCAAAACGCCCCGAAACGAAAGCTCAAGTTTCCAAATCCCTTAAAGACGTTGTACATCGTTTTCGATAAGGAGATGGCTATTATATTATGCATCAACGCGATAATCTATATCGCCTTCATCCTGACAGCGGCGACTTTGTCAACACTCTTCAAAGAAATTTATGGATACAATGACCTCCAGGTTGGCCTTTGCTATTTGCCTTATGGTTTCGGCTgtgcctttgctgttgttgctcaAGGACGCGTCTTGGACTGGAACTATCGACGAATTGCGAGAAAAATTGGCTTTACTATCGACAGAAAACGTGGAAACGATCTGGCAAAGTTCCCAATCGAAACAGCGCGTATACAGGCTATTTATCCTATATTGCTTGCTGGCATTGTTACGCTCATCGGATACGGCTGGGCTCTGCAAGTTGAGACCAGTGTTGCCGTCCCGCTTGTTCTAGTGTTCCTCATCGGCATGTTCGTACCAACTTCCTTCAGTGTTCTCAATACTCTGATCGTCGATCTGAACCCTACTGCACCAGCTACAGCAACTGCTGCCAATAATCTTGTGCGTTGTATGTTTGGAGCTGCGTCTACTGCGGCTATTGACCATATGATTGAGGGAATGGGACGAGGTTGGTGTTTTACGTTTCTTGCGTTACTCAACCTAGCTATGATTCCACTCCTGAGACTTGTCGATAAAAGAGGAATGGGATGGAGAGCGGCAAAAGCAAAGCGAGAAGCATTGAAGGCAACATAA
- a CDS encoding hypothetical protein (TransMembrane:1 (o324-342i)~BUSCO:34680at5125) yields the protein MNITVTFDELLRERNAPETRKRVSLDAIDGFLKEAYRINSHIASLHRELQDVRQAYLSTAQPRKTNSRAAQGQTRVLSDRDREEVDANAKQMIRELNAGIRALDEAEQLRRETETAVIRKKYVGGLGALGSWASGGIVSSKTKEHEEAEAKARDVGIHRDGVLWYLRQRLESCCRTQQDMMEARLLREMEKSRSMLSRAGIAGDFAEFPPSARRLSQTAPAGQIPMSDDGKFPNQGLTEEQIQMFEEGNQDMMKHFESSLDKVRTAEKSLLEISELQSLLVNNLATQSAHIEQLVSDSFSTTENVGGGNKELKKATQRASPAKYTFFAAGGLCAFLVVWDLIF from the exons ATGAACATCACAGTCACCTTCGATGAGCTCCTCAGGGAGCGCAATGCGCCAGAAACAAGAAAGCGTGTCAGTCTGGATGCTATAGATGGTTTTCTAAAAGAGGCATATCGAATT AATTCGCACATCGCCAGCCTTCATCGAGAACTTCAAGATGTTAGACAGGCCTACCTCTCGACTGCGCAGCCACGGAAGACAAATAGCCGAGCTGCCCAAGGTCAAACCCGTGTACTCTCCGACCGAGACAGAGAAGAAGTCGATGCCAATGCGAAACAGATGATTCGAGAACTGAATGCTGGCATTCGCGCTCTCGATGAGGCTGAGCAGTTGCGACGAGAAACCGAAACAGCTGTGATTCGAAAGAAATATGTAGGAGGTCTAGGTGCTCTGGGTTCATGGGCTTCTGGCGGCATAGTTAGTAGCAAAACAAAGGAGCACGAGGAAGCAGAGGCCAAGGCGCGAGATGTAGGCATCCATCGGGATGGCGTTCTCTGGTATTTACGGCAACGCCTCGAATCTTGCTGCCGAACGCAACAGGACATGATGGAGGCACGGCTGCTGCGAGAGATGGAAAAGAGCCGTAGCATGCTTTCCAGAGCTGGTATCGCTGGAGACTTTGCGGAATTTCCTCCTTCTGCCCGGCGACTCTCGCAGACAGCTCCTGCCGGGCAGATCCCTATGTCCGATGACGGGAAGTTCCCGAACCAAGGGTTGACCGAGGAGCAGATTCAGATGTTTGAGGAAGGGAACCAGGACATGATGAAGCATTTCGAGAGCAGCTTGGACAAAGTCAG GACTGCTGAAAAGTCGTTACTGGAAATATCTGAGTTACAATCGCTGCTTGTAAACAATCTTGCAACACAATCTGCGCATATCGAACAATTAGTGTCAGACTCATTTTCGACAACAGAAAACGTTGGCGGTGGTAATAAGGAACTCAAAAAAGCGACCCAACGGGCTAGTCCTGCCAAGTATACTTTCTTTGCAGCCGGCGGACTATGCGCGTTCCTTGTCGTTTGGGATCTTATATTCTGA
- a CDS encoding hypothetical protein (BUSCO:56691at5125) — protein sequence MGRKLPWKTSPTQPNPEKKSSLKSESPNQTPSRLSNPAIGSPSASTKEPRHDRVVDSKDGTRSPSTSPPPEPPTERFMRPGLDHDDGYRMVEDEFLNMAHQFTVHLHRAEYDRLKNLAKHQNADTIREIERPIIGLPTLLARQRQETAHRVSKQRRLLANSSNEKDTPFTGSSLQGLMESPRKEHKWISAGLADAAKTRASAGFDSQKITPLRMKQTEKPSSGKKRQLSLVDDDETDDGEDLDLSTPSRKPVTKAARSVHTSSPAVSRSAPRPSFSTPRALSTTMNKTSGSGSSAKRPTTAPGDGTRNIAKRGDIYEDIDDDDIFGITKRMSDRRKSRVLNRRTEGTAPAKPSLDEIPSFI from the exons ATGGGGAGAAAACTACCGTGGAAGACTTCCCCGACTCAACCAAACCCTGAGAAGAAATCATCCTTAAAATCTGAAAGTCCAAACCAGACACCGTCTCGTTTATCGAATCCTGCCATCGGCAGTCCTTCAGCATCTACAAAGGAACCGCGTCATGACCGCGTTGTCGATTCAAAAG ATGGCACGCGAAGTCCGTCGACATCACCGCCCCCGGAGCCACCGACAGAAAG ATTCATGAGACCAGGTCTTGACCACGATGATGGCTATCGCATGGTTGAAGACGAATTTCTCAACATGGCTCACCAATTCACTGTTCATCTACATCGCGCAGAGTACGACCGCCTAAAGAACCTGGCTAAGCACCAGAACGCGGATACTATTCGAGAGATAGAGCGCCCCATCATCGGCCTGCCTACCCTCCTTGCGCGGCAGCGCCAGGAGACCGCGCATCGTGTATCCAAGCAGCGCAGACTTCTCGCCAACTCTTCCAATGAAAAAGACACGCCCTTCACCGGGTCAAGTCTGCAAGGTCTCATGGAAAGTCCAAGGAAGGAGCACAAGTGGATCTCAGCAGGTCTGGCCGACGCAGCCAAGACAAGAGCTTCTGCTGGGTTTGATTCACAAAAGATCACTCCATTACGGATGAAACAGACCGAGAAACCTAGTTCAGGGAAGAAGAGGCAACTTTCGCTcgtggatgatgatgagacgGACGACGGAGAGGATTTAGACCTCAGTACACCTTCACGCAAGCCCGTGACAAAAGCAGCGCGCTCAGTCCACACTTCGAGCCCAGCTGTGTCACGCTCGGCGCCACGGCCATCGTTTAGTACCCCCCGAGCTTTGAGCACAACTATGAACAAAACCTCAGGATCCGGTTCCAGTGCTAAACGGCCAACTACAGCACCAGGAGATGGCACACGCAACATAGCTAAGCGCGGCGATATATACGAAGACATagacgatgatgacattTTTGGCATCACGAAAAGAATGTCTGACCGCCGTAAATCGAGGGTGCTAAATCGCCGGACGGAAGGCACAGCACCGGCCAAGCCCTCCCTCGACGAGATTCCCTCATTCATATAG
- a CDS encoding hypothetical protein (BUSCO:8760at5125), whose product MSSAAGGGDSKLFARGKVAELRLELNSGGKKDKNYVGKKIALKKIVANMTMSNNDMVALFPDIIGCMGIQSLEIKKMCFLFLVNYARMRPEIAVKAIPVLQHDMEDHNPLVRALALRTMSYIHVREFVEATVPIVKHMLKDGDPYVRKTAAFCVAKLYDHDRNMVESSDLIDRLNSLLRDDNPTVVASALAGLMDIWERSDAIKLTIDYSNASKMVAILPDCSEWGQTYILEALMSYVPQESGEAVLLAERISPRLSHSNSSVVLTCIRVILYLMNYIADQKQISALCRKLSPPLVTLLAKGPEVQYLALRNALLILQRRPEVLRNDIRVFFCKYNDPIYVKVTKLELIFMLATEDNIDEVLTELREYATEIDVHFVRKAVRAIGKLAIKIEPAARRCINLLLELVATKITYIVQEATVVIRNIFRKYPNQYESIISTLCEHLDSLDEPEAKAAMVWVIGQYADRIENSDALLEDFLYSFAEEPVEVQLALLTATVKLFIQRPTKGQELVPKVLKWATEETDNPDLRDRAYMYWRLLSTDMIAAKQIVMGEKPAITAESERLDSATLEEMCLNVGTLATVYLKPVQTVFRSARPRKLQDSPALQKQNLLVAGDSQKSISMFGNAGAATDIDPRSRNPMSADGQGNLAQAVSDADAYFSGIGTQQMTPMHGDQGDDVFGGGNGHSTGYVVSAHAPEAVLQPAQGAGSNGDLLVL is encoded by the exons ATGTCGAGCGCCGCCGGTGGAGGGGACTCCAAATTGTTTGCTCGA GGCAAGGTTGCTGAGTTGCGTCTCGAGCTAAACAGTGGAGgaaagaaagacaagaacTATGTGGGCAAGAAGATCGCGCTCAAGAAGATTGTCGCAAACATGACCATGAGCAACAACGACATGGTGGCTTTGTTCCCCGATATTATTGGGTGCATGGGCATCCAGAGTCTAGAGATTAAGAAGAT GTGTTTCTTGTTCCTGGTCAACTACGCTAGGATGAGGCCTGAGATTGCCGTAAAGGCAATCCCCGTTTTACAACAT GATATGGAAGATCATAATCCTCTAGTACGAGCGTTGGCTCTAAGGACGATGTCTTATATCCATGTTAGAGAGTTCGTCGAAGCTACTGTACCAATAGTCAAGCACATGCTGAAAGATGGCGACCCTTATGTGCGAAAAACGGCTGCATTCTGCGTAGCGAAGCTCTACGACCATGATCGAAACATGGTTGAGAGCTCTGACCTCATCGATCGGCTGAACTCGCTTCTAAGGGACGACAATCCTACCGTTGTTGCGAGTGCCCTAGCTGGTCTAATGGATATCTGGGAGCGCAGCGATGCCATCAAACTCACCATTGACTATAGCAATGCTTCCAAAATGGTGGCTATTCTCCCAGACTGCTCCGA ATGGGGTCAGACATATATTCTAGAGGCTCTCATGTCCTATGTACCACAAGAATCCGGAGAGGCGGTACTCTTGGCGGAGCGGATATCACCGAGATTGTCGCATTCTAATTCGTCCGTCGTGTTGACCTGCATTCGGGTGATTTTGTATCTGATGAACTATATCGCCGATCAGAAGCAGATCTCGGCTTTGTGCAGAAAGCTCTCACCACCTCTTGTCACACTTCTCGCAAAGGGCCCCGAGGTACAATACCTTGCTCTCCGAAACGCTTTGTTGATTCTTCAACGACGACCAGAAGTGCTGCGAAACGACATCCGTGTCTTTTTCTGCAAGTACAACGACCCCATTTATGTCAAGGTCACAAAGCTGGAACTCATCTTTATGCTTGCTACCGAGGATAATATTGATGAGGTGTTAACGGAGCTGCGAGAATATGCTACTGAAATCGACGTCCACTTTGTGCGCAAGGCGGTGCGCGCAATCGGTAAGCTGGCGATCAAGATTGAGCCAGCAGCACGACGATGTATCAACTTACTTCTCGAGCTTGTGGCTACCAAGATTACATATATTGTGCAGGAAGCCACAGTGGTTATCCGAAACATCTTCCGAAAATACCCCAACCAGTACGAGTCCATCATCAGCACTTTGTGCGAGCACCTCGATTCTCTGGATGAGCCTGAAGCCAAGGCAGCTATGGTTTGGGTGATTGGTCAGTACGCAGACCGAATAGAGAACAGTGATGCTTTGCTGGAAGACTTCCTATACTCATTTGCGGAAGAGCCTGTCGAGGTCCAGCTTGCTTTGCTCACTGCTACAGTGAAGCTCTTCATTCAGCGACCTACCAAGGGACAGGAGTTGGTCCCGAAGGTTCTGAAGTGGGCGACAGAAGAGACTGACAACCCTGATCTTCGAGATAGAGCGTACATGTACTGGCGTCTCTTGTCGACAGACATGATTGCAGCCAAGCAAATCGTCATGGGAGAGAAGCCAGCCATTACGGCTGAGTCGGAGAGACTGGACTCAGCAACACTGGAAGAGATGTGCCTGAATGTTGGAACACTGGCCACAGTCTATTTGAAGCCGGTACAGACCGTTTTCAGATCTGCTCGGCCACGCAAACTTCAAGACTCTCCGGCGTTGCAGAAGCAAAACCTCCTTGTTGCCGGAGACAGCCAAAAGAGCATCAGTATGTTTGGTAACGCTGGAGCAGCGACGGATATCGACCCAAGGAGCCGAAACCCAATGTCGGCTGATGGTCAGGGGAACCTTGCACAGGCAGTCAGTGACGCGGATGCTTATTTTTCAGGTATCGGGACGCAGCAGATGACGCCGATGCATGGTGATCAAGGGGATGATGTCTTTGGAGGAGGTAATGGCCACTCGACAGGATACGTGGTGAGCGCGCATGCTCCTGAAGCCGTTCTTCAACCAGCGCAAGGTGCTGGTAGCAATGGTGATTTGTTAGTGCTATAA